A stretch of Henckelia pumila isolate YLH828 chromosome 4, ASM3356847v2, whole genome shotgun sequence DNA encodes these proteins:
- the LOC140865257 gene encoding uncharacterized protein, with amino-acid sequence MIYLMSETNRDPFVTIFNQYDRDINSRNISRSSFLEKRIYGNTTIGDHPKKKKNFIMSSKIVTLFLLFLKICLFPTTSALNQEGVALLSWLSTFNNSSPSSSSFTSWKSDDQNPCKWDYIKCNSEGFVNEITITSVDLPTKFPAQVLGFNFLEVLVISYGNLSGEIPVSVGNLSCLITLDLSSNNLTGGIPGEIGSLSNLRRLSLNSNFLQGEIPKDIGNCTQLQQLELFDNMLGGRIPAEIGRLVFLEIFRTGGNKGINGEIPGELSNCARLSFLGLADTGITGQIPPTFGALKDLKTISIYTANLTGGIPLELSNCSSLENLFIYENQISGEVPEELGYLKNLRKLLLWQNNLRGTIPDSLGNCSSLMMLDLSLNFLTGEIPSSLQYIESLEELLLSDNNITGVIPNFIGNFSNLKQLELDNNNLSGEIPSQIGELKELTLFFAWQNKLQGEIPKELANCQKLQALDLSHNSLTGEVPKSLFNLKNLTKLLLLSNQLLGQIPHDIGNCTSLTRLRFGSNMFHGEIPSEIGMLESLSFLELSENQFSGKIPQEIGNCKELEMVDLHGNKLQGMIPLSFVRLFKLNVLDISMNHISGTIPENTGDLVSLNKLVLSGNNISGSIPESLGLCRDLQFLDLSSNKLSGSIPDEIGHLQELDILLNLSLNSLTGPLPESFSKFSKLSNMDLSHNMLVGSLQVISNLDNLVSLNVSYNNFSGSLPNTKFFKELPYSTFFGNQELCFPGNNKCHASEHHQNKKIVKNLTLVIVLIVITILIILTTGTMLFKIARNSIFKAYNDEENTLMWRFTPFQKLNFSIEDVVTRLSDSNIVGRGGSGIVYRVETPMRQVIAVKKLWPKKRGEISQRDLFSAEVATLGSVRHKNILRLLGCCDNGKTRLLLFDYISNGSLAGLLHEKKTSLDWNSRYNIMMGAAQGLAYLHHDCIPPIVHRDIKTNNILVGPLFEAFLADFGLAKLVNSSETSRYSNMIAGSYGYIAPEYGYSLKITEKSDVYSYGVVLLEVLTGMEPNDPRIPDGKHIVSWVYEELRQKPRDFTSILDQQLLLQSSTQTEEMVQVIGIALLCLNPCPDERPTMRDVTAMLEGCKHEHQELDKPTNSFRKEMALNTRSAVYCSSFRSSKSLIRSPLHSL; translated from the exons ATGATATATCTTATGTCCGAAACCAATAGGGACCCTTTTGTAACAATATTTAATCAATATGATAGAGATATCAATTCAAGAAACATCAGTCGCTCTAGTTTCCTAGAAAAAAGGATATATGGAAACACAACAATAGGAGatcacccaaaaaaaaaaaaaaacttcatcaTGTCAAGCAAAATAGTAACCTTATTTCTCTTGTTTCTTAAAATATGCTTGTTTCCCACCACATCTGCATTGAACCAAGAAGGCGTCGCCCTTCTGTCATGGCTTTCGACTTTCAATAATTCGTCGCCTTCTTCGAGTTCCTTCACCTCTTGGAAATCCGACGATCAAAATCCATGCAAATGGGATTACATCAAATGTAACAGTGAAGGATTTGTTAATGAGATTACCATTACTTCTGTTGATCTTCCTACAAAATTTCCGGCTCAGGTTTTGGGCTTCAACTTTCTTGAAGTTCTTGTCATCTCGTATGGAAATCTCAGCGGTGAAATCCCGGTTTCGGTTGGAAACTTATCTTGTCTGATCACTTTGGACCTCAGCTCTAACAATTTAACCGGGGGGATACCCGGTGAAATTGGAAGCCTGTCGAATCTGCGACGACTTTCGTTGAATTCCAACTTCTTGCAGGGAGAAATCCCGAAAGATATCGGGAACTGCACGCAATTGCAGCAGCTCGAACTGTTTGACAACATGCTCGGTGGGAGGATTCCTGCGGAAATAGGCCGTTTAGTGTTTCTTGAAATCTTTCGTACAGGTGGGAACAAGGGTATAAATGGAGAAATACCAGGCGAGTTATCGAATTGTGCGAGGCTGAGCTTTTTAGGCCTTGCAGATACCGGAATCACAGGCCAGATTCCTCCTACTTTCGGAGCACTGAAGGATTTGAAGACCATTTCAATCTATACAGCGAATTTAACCGGAGGGATCCCTCTGGAACTGAGTAATTGTTCATCGTTGGAGAATCTGTTTATATACGAGAATCAAATATCAGGTGAAGTTCCAGAGGAGCTTGGGTACCTTAAAAACCTCAGAAAGCTGCTGTTATGGCAAAATAATCTGCGAGGAACAATTCCAGACTCTCTTGGAAACTGTTCGAGTTTGATGATGCTGGATTTGTCTCTGAACTTTTTGACAGGAGAAATCCCATCATCTCTTCAATATATTGAATCCCTGGAGGAGCTTCTCTTGTCTGATAATAATATTACTGGTGTGATACCGAATTTTATTGGGAATTTTTCCAACTTGAAGCAGCTCGAATTGGATAACAACAATCTTTCTGGAGAAATACCATCTCAAATCGGGGAATTAAAAGAGCTCACTCTGTTCTTCGCCTGGCAGAATAAGCTCCAGGGAGAGATACCGAAAGAGTTGGCCAATTGCCAGAAACTTCAAGCTTTGGACCTGTCTCACAATTCTCTTACCGGAGAAGTTCCGAAATCTCTATTCAATCTCAAGAACTTGACCAAACTTCTGTTGCTTTCGAATCAGCTTTTGGGTCAAATCCCACATGATATTGGCAACTGCACCAGCTTAACTCGGTTGCGCTTTGGATCAAACATGTTCCATGGTGAAATCCCGTCAGAAATTGGGATGCTGGAGAGTTTGAGTTTCCTGGAGCTGTCTGAAAATCAGTTTTCTGGAAAAATCCCACAAGAAATAGGAAACTGTAAAGAGCTGGAAATGGTTGATCTTCACGGAAACAAGCTTCAAGGCATGATTCCTCTTTCTTTTGTCCGTCTCTTTAAACTAAATGTGCTGGATATTTCAATGAATCATATATCAGGCACCATCCCGGAAAATACAGGAGACCTTGTGTCGCTGAACAAGCTTGTTCTGAGTGGAAATAACATATCTGGATCAATCCCTGAATCACTAGGTCTGTGTAGAGATTTGCAGTTTCTTGATTTAAGTAGCAACAAACTCAGTGGTTCCATCCCAGATGAGATTGGGCACCTTCAAGAACTGGACATACTCTTAAATTTGAGCTTGAATTCCTTAACAGGGCCACTACCCGAAAGCTTTTCGAAATTTTCAAAGCTTTCCAACATGGACTTATCTCACAACATGTTGGTAGGAAGTTTACAGGTTATCAGCAATCTAGATAATCTTGTTTCACTGAATGTTTCATACAACAATTTCTCGGGTTCGCTTCCCAATACGAAATTCTTCAAAGAACTTCCGTATAGCACTTTTTTCGGAAACCAAGAGCTTTGTTTTCCAGGGAACAACAAGTGCCATGCCAGTGAACATCACCAGAACAAGAAAATCGTAAAAAATCTGACACTTGTCATAGTCCTCATTGTcattacaattttgatcatattAACCACAGGGACAATGCTCTTCAAGATAGCTCGAAACAGTATTTTCAAGGCTTATAATGACGAAGAAAACACCTTGATGTGGCGCTTCACCCCATTCCAGAAGCTGAATTTCTCCATAGAAGACGTGGTAACGAGGCTTTCTGACTCGAATATCGTGGGGCGAGGCGGATCAGGGATCGTTTACCGAGTCGAAACACCAATGAGACAGGTCATTGCAGTCAAGAAACTCTGGCCAAAGAAGAGAGGGGAGATTTCACAAAGAGACTTGTTTTCTGCAGAAGTTGCTACCCTGGGATCAGTAAGACATAAAAACATATTGAGGTTACTAGGTTGTTGTGATAATGGGAAAACCAGGTTGCTCCTTTTCGATTACATAAGTAATGGGAGCTTGGCAGGATTACTCCATGAGAAAAAAACTTCCCTCGATTGGAATTCGAGGTACAATATCATGATGGGAGCAGCACAAGGTCTAGCATATCTTCATCATGACTGTATCCCTCCAATAGTCCATCGAGATATAAAGACCAACAACATTTTAGTCGGTCCGTTGTTCGAAGCTTTTCTAGCTGATTTTGGGCTTGCTAAGCTTGTAAATTCTTCAGAAACGTCGAGATATTCGAACATGATAGCAGGATCATATGGCTACATAGCTCCTG AATATGGATACAGCTTGAAAATCACAGAAAAGAGTGATGTTTATAGCTACGGCGTCGTGCTGCTCGAGGTCCTGACGGGAATGGAACCAAATGATCCCCGAATCCCAGATGGAAAACACATTGTTTCCTGGGTTTACGAAGAACTGAGGCAGAAACCCCGAGATTTCACGTCGATTTTGGATCAACAGTTGCTGCTTCAATCAAGTACACAAACAGAAGAGATGGTTCAAGTGATTGGGATAGCTCTACTTTGTTTGAATCCTTGTCCTGATGAAAGGCCGACGATGAGGGATGTTACTGCCATGCTCGAAGGGTGCAAACACGAACACCAAGAGCTCGATAAACCGACGAATTCTTTTAGGAAGGAAATGGCGTTGAATACAAGATCAGCAGTTTATTGTTCAAGTTTCAGGTCATCTAAGTCTCTGATCAGATCACCTCTTCATTCCCTGTAG
- the LOC140867009 gene encoding dof zinc finger protein DOF3.5-like yields MFASTTHSEYSMEQCPQDRPFLADTTPKWKPNKLELAPSCPRCASSNTKFCYYNNYSLSQPRYFCKACRRYWTKGGSLRNVPIGGGCRKSRRARAARAAMTCPGPTHGSPETTNETIDLAVVFAKYLNRDDVEIVHDQESYSQASSYDNIDSQVEGFSARSDRNGEPSDFVDAGHGHGDHDQDQLQQVIPQSSSAFEGINGQDFVYQNCGDLEMQGMLGEELAGDLVWSDHHDINLASFGSEESTAQIQDFGLFSADDELRISANLVHDNWGSFDLSGYEIFSRP; encoded by the coding sequence ATGTTCGCTAGCACGACCCATAGTGAGTACTCAATGGAGCAGTGCCCGCAAGATAGGCCATTTCTCGCGGACACGACGCCGAAATGGAAGCCCAACAAGCTCGAACTAGCACCAAGTTGCCCTAGATGCGCCTCATCCAACACCAAGTTTTGTTACTACAACAACTATAGCTTGTCACAGCCTAGGTACTTCTGCAAGGCGTGTCGAAGGTACTGGACTAAAGGGGGGTCGTTGAGGAACGTCCCCATCGGGGGTGGGTGTCGAAAGTCACGTCGTGCCAGGGCGGCCAGAGCGGCGATGACTTGTCCGGGGCCGACTCATGGTAGCCCGGAAACCACTAACGAAACGATCGACTTGGCCGTCGTTTTCGCCAAGTATTTAAATAGGGATGACGTGGAGATTGTTCATGATCAAGAGTCATATAGCCAGGCAAGTTCATATGACAATATTGATAGTCAAGTTGAAGGTTTTAGTGCAAGGTCGGATCGGAACGGAGAGCCGTCGGATTTTGTGGATGCGGGTCATGGTCATGGTGATCATGATCAAGATCAACTACAGCAAGTGATTCCTCAATCATCATCAGCATTTGAGGGTATCAACGGTCAGGATTTTGTGTACCAGAATTGCGGTGATCTTGAAATGCAGGGTATGTTAGGGGAAGAACTAGCAGGGGATTTAGTATGGTCCGATCATCATGATATAAATTTGGCAAGCTTTGGATCAGAAGAATCAACGGCGCAGATTCAAGATTTTGGGTTATTTTCAGCTGATGATGAGTTAAGAATCTCTGCTAATCTTGTACATGATAATTGGGGTTCATTTGATCTATCTGgctatgaaattttttcaagACCTTGA